In Sporosarcina sp. PTS2304, a genomic segment contains:
- the cysK gene encoding cysteine synthase A → MKVVNNMAELIGNTPLVKVRTLGESSDAEVYVKLEYFNPSRSVKDRAAYQMLVEAEKSGLLTPGATIIEPTSGNTGIGLAMNAAAKGYPAIFVMPDNSTIERINLMKAYGAQVVLTPSAERMPGAIAKANEIAQSIENSFIPMQFENEANPNSHRHTTAVEIIEAIASIDRKLTAFVCTSGTGGTVTGTGESLKHHDPSITVHVVEPAGSPVLSGGKPGKHKLVGTSPGFIPSVLNTTIYDEIFRIEDEDAYRTVREFAKQEGVLLGPSGGASLYAALQVAKRLTSEDTVVCIAPDSGERYLSSDLFQ, encoded by the coding sequence ATGAAGGTAGTAAATAATATGGCTGAATTGATCGGGAATACGCCGCTAGTAAAGGTTCGCACACTCGGTGAATCAAGCGATGCTGAAGTTTATGTTAAATTGGAATATTTTAATCCAAGTCGAAGTGTGAAAGACCGCGCAGCTTATCAAATGCTTGTCGAAGCAGAAAAAAGTGGACTGCTCACACCAGGCGCTACTATTATCGAACCAACATCGGGTAATACGGGTATTGGTCTCGCGATGAACGCAGCTGCTAAGGGATATCCTGCTATATTCGTCATGCCTGATAATTCAACAATAGAACGGATTAACTTAATGAAGGCATACGGTGCACAAGTAGTTTTGACTCCAAGTGCTGAACGCATGCCGGGAGCCATTGCAAAAGCGAATGAAATTGCACAATCCATTGAAAACAGCTTTATTCCTATGCAGTTTGAAAATGAAGCGAATCCAAATAGTCATCGCCACACGACTGCGGTGGAAATTATAGAAGCGATTGCTTCGATTGATCGTAAACTTACCGCATTTGTTTGTACTTCAGGTACGGGAGGGACGGTGACAGGTACAGGAGAATCTCTTAAACACCACGACCCAAGCATTACAGTACACGTAGTAGAGCCTGCAGGATCTCCTGTGTTGTCAGGAGGTAAACCCGGTAAGCATAAGCTTGTCGGGACAAGTCCGGGTTTCATTCCATCCGTTTTAAATACAACTATTTATGATGAAATTTTCCGTATTGAAGACGAGGATGCGTATAGAACCGTGCGCGAGTTTGCGAAACAAGAAGGTGTGCTATTAGGACCTTCTGGTGGAGCTTCACTATATGCGGCCTTACAAGTAGCGAAACGATTGACGTCTGAAGACACAGTCGTCTGTATCGCGCCTGATTCTGGAGAGAGATATCTATCCAGTGATTTGTTTCAATGA
- a CDS encoding NAD-dependent deacylase yields MLADLLRESKRTIVYTGAGMSTESGLPDFRSSKTGMWEMEDPSKVASVTALNQHVEQFFQFYKHRVLAAKGTGPHQGHKILAKWEREGVIKGIITQNVDGFHTMAGSKNVMELHGTLRKVHCETCGQVYDNERYENDEFYCECGGKLRPSVVLFGEMLPEEPFLQAIVESEKADLFIVLGSSLTVTPANQFPLIAKQSGAKLVIINLEPTELDYLADLVVHERKIGEVLLEANDLLLH; encoded by the coding sequence ATGCTAGCAGATCTATTGAGGGAGTCAAAGCGTACGATTGTTTATACGGGTGCAGGAATGTCGACAGAAAGTGGATTGCCAGATTTTCGTTCTTCTAAAACAGGTATGTGGGAAATGGAAGACCCATCAAAAGTAGCAAGTGTCACTGCGCTCAATCAACACGTGGAACAGTTTTTTCAGTTTTATAAACACCGTGTACTTGCCGCGAAAGGCACGGGTCCTCATCAAGGTCATAAAATTTTAGCGAAATGGGAACGTGAAGGTGTAATAAAAGGTATTATCACCCAGAATGTGGATGGCTTTCATACGATGGCCGGTTCTAAAAATGTCATGGAATTACATGGCACGTTACGTAAAGTACATTGCGAAACTTGTGGACAAGTGTATGATAATGAACGTTATGAAAATGATGAATTCTATTGTGAATGTGGCGGGAAATTACGTCCATCTGTCGTGTTATTTGGTGAAATGCTACCTGAAGAACCATTTCTTCAAGCGATAGTTGAAAGCGAAAAAGCAGATTTATTTATCGTACTCGGATCCTCATTAACAGTCACGCCAGCAAACCAATTCCCGCTGATAGCTAAACAATCAGGAGCCAAACTTGTCATTATTAACTTAGAACCAACTGAATTAGATTATTTGGCAGACTTGGTCGTTCATGAACGGAAGATTGGTGAAGTGCTATTAGAAGCAAATGATCTATTATTACATTAA
- a CDS encoding AAA family ATPase has translation MKPIQLTMTAFGPYKDTEVVDFRDLKEHRLFVISGKTGAGKTTIFDGICFALYGQASGEDRTDTKALRSQFADDAVQSTVELIFDIHQRRFHVLRQIPYRKQGNKSDTLGRCELYEMKEGQSIPVVDRQIVTEVNEKIEQLLGFTHAQFSQIMMLPQGEFRKFLTSDTTNKEAIMRKIFKTEPYQKLVERLKGKKEEAYSAYIQEKQMSDTILHQIPAKLPKRESILFNELTSEYPNYNQIMLGLHEEHLHYTQQSAECHKEYATLYKLHDVKQKELYSARYSNEQCKALATRQQELTQLEEQAEEMRLFKQQLQAAERAAMLEDLEQQVQTNTVELKHKENSYKEAVEMLTTANQKLAEITVNHSEQQAKERERTVIKEELTQLKSFLPTVSGLTLQLQEIEGLHKNVKQIDSQLQRVLQEIEKQQNIITSQKNEINELESTLEEYEYFVDQLSAVTDIAKRVKHYHYQQSVFNEVDEQYKTATSEYERSTVTYEKLESLWLSNQAELLASSLHAGEACPVCGSQEHPAKAVQTNEQQVTKREVDEAKKELQVKVQYFHVKQVERQQLLQRLEIIEVEFAEQHVDLEHDYEKDQLELSQKVAVLRKNRETLKGKKVTNERLETAQETQKEKLKELQQLRNDRNSEWQTKQALYTHSISTIPEEIRELSDLQRKIKEKEQLSERLEDAWTRVQQQLNEAINAQTKLESRQQMEKQAVAEMEGKAINSKHTFEKRLKEQGFDSETMYQKVKLAIDRRKEIQHILQSYEQQLHTVKTTIEELMIATEGKQLVELDIIEQQVQQAKEQYEKALTVYNQMEAWKLAADDFYKQLEMSKSRIVSLEENFGKVTNLYDVIRGQNRLKISFERYIQIEYLERIIQAANIRLRELSNGQYELVRSDRQETRGRQSGLGIDVHDAYTGQTRDVKTLSGGEKFNASLCLALGMADVIQSFQGAVRMETMFIDEGFGALDEEAVQKAIDTLIALQQSGRMIGVISHIEEMKEAIPATLLVTKMKEGYSKTKLILS, from the coding sequence ATGAAGCCGATACAACTAACGATGACAGCGTTTGGGCCATATAAAGATACAGAGGTCGTGGATTTTCGTGACTTGAAAGAACACCGGTTATTCGTTATTTCAGGTAAAACAGGAGCGGGAAAGACTACGATTTTTGATGGAATTTGTTTTGCGTTGTATGGTCAGGCGAGTGGAGAAGATCGTACGGATACGAAAGCGCTGCGGAGTCAGTTTGCGGATGATGCTGTTCAGTCAACAGTCGAGTTGATTTTTGATATTCATCAGCGGAGATTTCATGTCTTACGTCAAATACCTTATAGAAAACAAGGCAATAAATCGGATACACTTGGTCGTTGTGAGTTATATGAAATGAAAGAAGGACAATCCATTCCTGTAGTGGATCGGCAAATTGTTACTGAAGTAAATGAAAAAATAGAGCAGTTACTCGGATTTACACATGCACAATTCAGTCAAATTATGATGCTGCCCCAAGGAGAGTTTCGTAAGTTTTTAACGTCTGATACGACAAATAAAGAAGCGATTATGCGGAAAATCTTTAAGACAGAACCTTATCAAAAACTAGTAGAACGACTAAAAGGGAAAAAAGAAGAAGCTTATAGTGCGTATATACAGGAAAAACAAATGAGTGATACGATTCTTCATCAAATTCCAGCAAAGTTGCCTAAAAGAGAGTCTATATTATTTAACGAATTAACATCAGAATATCCGAACTATAATCAAATTATGCTAGGTCTTCACGAAGAGCACTTACACTACACACAACAATCTGCTGAATGTCATAAAGAATATGCAACTCTTTATAAATTGCACGACGTAAAACAAAAAGAATTATACAGTGCACGCTATAGTAACGAACAATGTAAAGCGCTTGCTACACGTCAGCAGGAGCTTACGCAACTTGAAGAACAAGCAGAAGAAATGAGGCTTTTCAAGCAACAGCTTCAAGCGGCAGAGCGTGCGGCCATGCTAGAAGACTTGGAACAACAAGTTCAAACAAATACAGTGGAGCTGAAACATAAAGAAAACAGCTATAAAGAAGCAGTTGAAATGCTGACGACGGCAAATCAAAAATTAGCGGAAATAACAGTAAATCATTCAGAACAACAAGCAAAGGAACGAGAGCGTACAGTAATTAAAGAAGAGCTTACACAATTAAAAAGCTTTTTACCAACTGTCTCTGGTCTAACTTTGCAGCTTCAAGAAATAGAAGGTCTACATAAAAATGTGAAGCAGATTGATAGCCAATTACAACGGGTTCTTCAAGAAATAGAAAAACAACAAAACATCATTACTTCACAAAAGAATGAAATAAACGAACTTGAAAGTACATTGGAAGAATATGAGTATTTCGTTGATCAATTATCCGCTGTAACTGATATTGCCAAACGTGTAAAACACTATCACTACCAACAGTCGGTGTTTAACGAAGTAGACGAGCAGTATAAAACGGCTACGTCTGAATATGAAAGGAGTACAGTTACTTACGAGAAGCTTGAGAGCCTTTGGTTAAGTAATCAAGCAGAGCTATTAGCATCTTCATTACATGCAGGAGAAGCGTGTCCAGTATGTGGTAGTCAGGAGCACCCTGCAAAGGCAGTACAAACCAATGAGCAACAAGTAACTAAACGAGAAGTAGACGAAGCGAAGAAAGAATTGCAAGTAAAAGTTCAATATTTTCATGTAAAGCAAGTGGAAAGACAACAACTACTCCAGCGATTAGAAATAATAGAGGTAGAGTTTGCAGAGCAACATGTCGATTTAGAGCATGATTATGAGAAAGATCAACTGGAATTATCGCAGAAAGTAGCTGTTTTACGGAAAAATCGGGAAACTTTAAAAGGTAAAAAAGTAACAAATGAGCGATTGGAAACCGCCCAAGAAACACAGAAAGAAAAATTGAAAGAATTACAACAACTGCGCAACGATAGAAATAGTGAGTGGCAAACTAAACAAGCGCTCTATACTCATTCGATTTCAACTATCCCTGAGGAAATTAGGGAACTTTCGGACTTACAACGAAAAATTAAAGAAAAAGAGCAACTTAGTGAACGACTGGAAGACGCTTGGACACGAGTTCAGCAACAACTTAACGAAGCTATCAATGCGCAAACAAAGCTTGAGTCACGTCAGCAAATGGAAAAGCAGGCTGTTGCTGAAATGGAAGGAAAGGCGATAAACAGTAAACATACTTTTGAAAAGCGCCTTAAAGAACAAGGATTTGATTCGGAAACAATGTATCAAAAGGTGAAATTAGCTATTGATCGCAGAAAGGAAATACAGCATATTCTACAATCCTATGAACAACAGCTACATACAGTAAAAACAACAATCGAAGAGTTAATGATCGCAACGGAAGGAAAACAACTTGTAGAACTGGATATAATTGAACAACAGGTTCAGCAAGCAAAAGAACAGTATGAGAAAGCATTAACAGTATACAATCAAATGGAAGCATGGAAACTAGCGGCAGATGACTTCTATAAGCAACTGGAAATGAGTAAATCACGTATTGTTTCATTAGAAGAAAATTTTGGGAAAGTAACGAACTTATATGATGTTATACGTGGTCAGAATCGATTAAAGATTTCATTTGAGCGCTATATTCAAATCGAGTATTTGGAGCGGATCATTCAAGCTGCAAATATACGTTTACGAGAATTGTCTAATGGTCAATACGAATTGGTTCGAAGTGATCGCCAAGAGACACGTGGAAGGCAGAGTGGACTTGGGATAGACGTTCACGATGCATATACAGGACAAACGAGAGATGTAAAGACTTTGTCAGGGGGAGAGAAGTTTAACGCCTCTCTCTGTTTAGCCCTAGGAATGGCCGATGTCATTCAAAGTTTTCAAGGTGCTGTGCGGATGGAGACTATGTTCATTGATGAAGGATTTGGAGCGCTTGACGAGGAAGCTGTACAGAAAGCTATAGATACGTTAATCGCACTTCAACAGTCAGGAAGAATGATCGGTGTAATTTCACATATTGAAGAGATGAAAGAGGCGATTCCTGCCACTTTATTAGTGACGAAAATGAAAGAAGGGTATAGTAAAACCAAATTAATTTTAAGTTAA
- a CDS encoding ABC transporter permease, which yields MTTALRRIVFLGILVAIWEVTSRVSELPDFMFPSFTQVMSTLFSGLISGQILIAIGASLSRLLIGFTIASVLGLILGYLIWRYKLIEDTLGFLVTALQSIPSIVWFPLAIIWFGLNDFAILFIVTLGATWTMIVNATSGFKNVPVLYQRVAKSLGSGGFHFLRTVILPASVPQLISGLRIAWAFSWRALMAGELLGASVGLGQLLEAGRALGQMDLVISVMIIIGVIGTIMDNVLFLRLERSVERKWGIRA from the coding sequence ATGACTACAGCTTTAAGACGAATAGTGTTTCTCGGGATACTAGTGGCGATATGGGAAGTCACATCTAGAGTATCAGAATTACCCGACTTTATGTTTCCGAGTTTCACTCAAGTCATGTCTACCTTATTTTCAGGACTGATCTCGGGTCAAATTTTAATTGCGATAGGGGCGAGTTTAAGCCGCTTGCTCATTGGATTTACGATCGCTTCTGTTCTTGGACTTATATTAGGTTACTTAATATGGCGTTATAAGTTGATTGAAGATACATTAGGTTTTTTAGTTACAGCTTTGCAGTCAATTCCAAGTATTGTATGGTTCCCACTGGCGATTATCTGGTTTGGTTTAAATGATTTTGCTATTTTATTCATTGTAACATTAGGTGCTACATGGACCATGATTGTCAATGCTACTAGCGGATTCAAGAACGTACCAGTACTTTATCAGCGTGTAGCTAAATCTCTTGGATCAGGTGGTTTTCACTTTTTGCGGACAGTCATACTACCTGCATCCGTCCCACAATTAATTTCAGGTTTACGAATTGCTTGGGCTTTCTCCTGGCGCGCGCTTATGGCAGGGGAATTGCTCGGAGCAAGCGTCGGATTAGGACAGTTGCTTGAAGCAGGACGCGCTTTAGGTCAAATGGATTTAGTGATTTCAGTGATGATTATTATCGGCGTCATCGGTACAATTATGGACAATGTATTATTCTTGCGATTGGAAAGAAGTGTAGAAAGAAAATGGGGAATTCGAGCGTAA
- the brnQ gene encoding branched-chain amino acid transport system II carrier protein codes for MEKKLSFSSSLVIGVMLFALFFGAGNLIFPAELGQLAGTNTWNAMLGFLITGVGLPFLGILAIGFSGKKDLQDLASRIHPVYAIIFTAILYLTIGPFFAAPRTGAVAFDIGVAPFLKEQVIDSARLIFTIVFFGISMWLSLNPAKIVDRVGKYLSPLIIIILIGLISMTLLHPMGTIQSPQELYADNSFFTGFLDGYNTMDALASLVFGIIVINALHAMGIKSKKQILTSTAKTGFVAAGFLAVIYLGIAYLGATSVEPFGYLNGGGPVLSQTASYLLGSSGLVLLSVVIMLACLTTAIGLLTACGEYFHSIIPRISYKVYVVFFSLFCLTVANFGLDNIINYSLPVLVLLYPLAMVLMLLTFAGPLFGQSKIVYQTATLTAFLISVIEALVKFYTLIKKKMPNWLEYIQNVYIEYIPYYEQGIGWLVPVLVVSLIVSLLSVLVNKTCR; via the coding sequence ATGGAGAAGAAATTGTCATTTTCGTCAAGTCTCGTTATAGGAGTTATGTTATTCGCTTTATTTTTTGGAGCAGGTAATTTGATTTTTCCTGCAGAATTAGGTCAGTTGGCTGGGACAAACACTTGGAACGCTATGTTAGGATTTTTGATTACTGGAGTCGGGTTACCTTTTCTAGGTATTTTGGCTATTGGGTTCTCAGGAAAGAAAGATTTGCAGGATCTTGCCAGTCGAATTCATCCGGTGTACGCAATTATATTTACTGCTATATTATATTTAACTATCGGACCGTTTTTTGCGGCTCCTCGTACAGGTGCAGTGGCATTTGATATTGGTGTCGCACCTTTTCTGAAAGAACAAGTAATCGATTCAGCGCGTTTAATTTTCACTATCGTGTTTTTTGGAATAAGTATGTGGTTATCACTTAATCCTGCGAAAATCGTTGATCGTGTAGGTAAATACTTGTCACCACTCATTATTATTATATTAATTGGTCTAATTAGTATGACGTTATTACATCCTATGGGGACTATTCAATCTCCTCAGGAGCTGTATGCAGACAACTCGTTCTTCACAGGTTTCTTGGATGGGTATAATACAATGGATGCACTAGCTTCACTGGTGTTTGGAATAATTGTTATAAACGCTTTACATGCAATGGGTATAAAGAGTAAAAAACAAATTTTGACATCGACTGCAAAGACAGGATTTGTTGCTGCTGGATTTTTAGCGGTAATTTATTTAGGAATTGCATATTTGGGTGCTACATCTGTCGAGCCATTCGGTTATTTGAATGGCGGGGGGCCTGTTTTAAGTCAGACAGCATCGTACTTGTTGGGATCTAGTGGACTTGTATTGTTAAGCGTGGTTATTATGTTAGCATGTTTAACAACTGCTATCGGTTTGTTAACAGCTTGCGGGGAATACTTCCATTCAATCATTCCTCGCATTAGTTATAAAGTATATGTTGTATTCTTTTCGTTATTTTGCCTGACTGTTGCCAATTTCGGATTAGATAATATTATTAACTATTCTTTACCAGTACTCGTATTACTTTATCCACTTGCTATGGTTCTGATGTTATTAACATTTGCTGGTCCTTTATTCGGTCAATCTAAAATCGTTTATCAGACTGCGACGCTTACAGCATTTCTCATTAGTGTGATTGAAGCTCTAGTGAAGTTTTATACGTTAATTAAGAAAAAAATGCCGAATTGGCTAGAGTATATTCAAAATGTGTATATAGAATATATACCATATTATGAGCAAGGTATCGGTTGGTTAGTGCCAGTTCTAGTAGTTTCGCTGATTGTATCTCTTCTGTCAGTACTAGTTAATAAAACATGCCGATAG
- a CDS encoding exonuclease SbcCD subunit D, whose product MKIFHTADWHLGKLVQGVYMTEDQRYILQAFIKDIKKEKPDVIIIAGDIYDRAIPPTDAVGLLNEVLQEIVMNLKIPVLAIAGNHDSPSRLHFGSTFMKNQGLFITGELHAELAPITLSDSHGEVHFHLVPYADPSIVSHVFEDESVTSHQRAMRKIIDMINKKKDESARHVFIGHAFITPHGEKEENTSDAERPLSIGGAEYVSSDLFEQFHYTALGHLHRSHFVGNETIRYSGSPLKYSISEENHQKGYLLVNLLGDGQVEIEKKYLTPLHDVRTIEATMEELLAMTPNEDYVFVKLLDTVPVIQPMEKIRSVFPNAMHVERKQFVSSTDSLGSTVDVEKRQDDREMFSSFYKELLGEEADEETTKLFEEILWEVNGEDNA is encoded by the coding sequence TTGAAAATATTCCATACAGCTGACTGGCACCTTGGGAAATTAGTCCAAGGTGTCTATATGACAGAAGATCAGCGTTACATACTGCAAGCGTTCATCAAGGATATTAAGAAAGAAAAACCAGATGTAATCATTATTGCAGGAGATATATATGACCGTGCAATTCCGCCAACTGACGCTGTGGGATTGTTAAATGAAGTATTGCAAGAAATTGTTATGAACCTGAAAATCCCTGTGCTTGCCATTGCTGGAAACCATGATAGTCCAAGTCGTTTGCACTTTGGCAGTACGTTTATGAAAAATCAAGGTCTATTTATAACAGGCGAACTACATGCAGAGTTAGCACCAATCACTCTATCAGATTCTCACGGAGAGGTGCATTTTCATCTCGTGCCTTATGCAGATCCATCAATCGTTAGTCATGTATTTGAAGATGAATCAGTCACTAGTCATCAACGAGCGATGAGGAAAATTATTGACATGATAAATAAAAAGAAAGATGAAAGTGCAAGACACGTTTTTATTGGTCATGCGTTCATTACACCACATGGTGAAAAAGAAGAAAATACCAGTGATGCTGAAAGACCGCTATCTATCGGTGGAGCAGAATATGTTTCATCAGACCTATTTGAGCAATTTCATTACACAGCGCTCGGTCATTTACATCGGTCGCATTTCGTTGGCAATGAAACGATACGCTATTCAGGGTCCCCTTTAAAATATTCTATTTCTGAAGAAAACCATCAAAAAGGATATTTGCTTGTTAATTTACTGGGAGATGGTCAAGTTGAAATTGAAAAAAAGTACCTCACTCCATTACATGATGTCCGTACAATAGAAGCCACAATGGAGGAACTCCTCGCGATGACACCAAATGAAGACTATGTATTTGTGAAACTGCTGGATACGGTGCCTGTTATTCAACCGATGGAAAAGATTCGTTCTGTTTTTCCAAATGCTATGCATGTTGAGCGAAAACAATTCGTTTCATCGACAGACAGCTTAGGTAGTACAGTAGATGTCGAAAAGCGTCAAGATGATCGAGAAATGTTTTCTTCTTTTTATAAAGAATTGCTGGGAGAAGAGGCGGATGAAGAGACGACTAAATTATTCGAAGAGATATTATGGGAAGTGAATGGGGAGGATAACGCATGA
- a CDS encoding ABC transporter ATP-binding protein — MYLSINGIEKSFPHKEKGTVKVLDHIDLEVEKGQFVSIVGPSGCGKSTMLYLIAGLEKADAGTISINGNVVTGSGSDRVVVFQEAGLFPWLTVLDNVTYGLLLKKMPKKEAEEKAIEMLKMVHLGNYVHSYPHQLSGGMKQRVSIARALVMEPDILLMDEPFAALDEQTRMVLHKELLDIWRKTKVTVFFITHNIREAVLLSQKIVVFATRPGKIKAVFNSKDSKDGIEPNDVMLKLEKQILAELQDEIEKVLKEEMGDDYSFKTNSVSRDTSGDMGSHI, encoded by the coding sequence ATGTACTTATCAATTAATGGAATCGAAAAAAGCTTTCCCCACAAAGAAAAGGGAACAGTAAAAGTTTTAGATCACATTGATTTAGAAGTAGAGAAGGGGCAATTTGTTTCTATCGTAGGTCCTTCAGGTTGTGGTAAATCTACAATGCTATATTTGATTGCAGGTCTTGAAAAAGCAGATGCGGGGACGATTAGTATCAATGGAAATGTTGTGACTGGTTCGGGTTCTGACCGTGTTGTAGTCTTTCAAGAAGCAGGATTATTTCCATGGCTGACGGTACTTGATAATGTGACATACGGATTACTTCTTAAAAAGATGCCGAAAAAAGAAGCAGAAGAAAAAGCGATTGAAATGCTGAAAATGGTTCATTTGGGAAATTACGTACATTCCTATCCGCATCAACTTTCAGGTGGGATGAAGCAACGTGTTTCCATTGCAAGAGCACTCGTTATGGAGCCGGATATTTTGTTAATGGATGAACCGTTTGCAGCATTGGATGAACAGACGCGTATGGTTCTGCATAAAGAATTATTAGATATTTGGAGAAAAACAAAAGTTACTGTTTTTTTCATCACTCATAATATTCGTGAAGCGGTTTTACTGTCACAAAAAATTGTTGTATTCGCGACTCGGCCAGGAAAGATTAAAGCGGTGTTTAATTCGAAAGATTCAAAAGATGGTATTGAACCTAATGACGTAATGTTGAAACTGGAAAAACAGATTTTAGCAGAATTACAAGATGAAATTGAGAAAGTGCTGAAGGAGGAGATGGGCGATGACTACAGCTTTAAGACGAATAGTGTTTCTCGGGATACTAGTGGCGATATGGGAAGTCACATCTAG
- a CDS encoding aliphatic sulfonate ABC transporter substrate-binding protein, with product MKKLLGGLLSAVAVVALLAGCGNKEAAEVDKNEVKIGYFPNLTHIATIIGLEKNYFAEEFGEDIKISTKTVSNGGLFMEAMASNSIDIGTVGPGPVINYFVKDPKYHIVSGAVNGGAVLVTDGDSDIKELADLDGKRIAIPVIGSTQDVMLRKALKDVDLKAKANGGSVEFFAAAPADTATLFIQNSVDGAATQEPWGYILQNQAGGKLLLDWEDFAWGKDSTNTVVATSDKFLEHDNLVKAYLSAHAKAVQFVRDEPEEAQALVVKHIKDLTGKELGADELEAAFSRIEVTTEVNKEVLQEMADISQEADYIKTNDIDGLIDLKVISEITSN from the coding sequence ATGAAGAAATTATTAGGTGGTTTACTTTCAGCGGTAGCAGTTGTGGCATTATTAGCTGGATGTGGCAATAAAGAAGCAGCAGAAGTAGATAAAAATGAAGTGAAAATTGGTTACTTTCCGAACTTAACGCATATCGCAACGATTATCGGTTTGGAAAAAAATTATTTTGCAGAGGAATTCGGAGAAGATATTAAAATTTCGACGAAGACAGTAAGTAATGGCGGATTGTTCATGGAAGCGATGGCTTCAAACTCAATTGATATCGGAACTGTAGGACCTGGTCCCGTGATTAACTATTTTGTGAAAGATCCAAAATACCATATTGTTTCAGGAGCAGTAAATGGCGGTGCCGTATTAGTGACAGACGGCGATAGTGATATTAAAGAATTAGCTGACTTAGATGGTAAACGTATTGCCATTCCAGTAATCGGTAGTACACAGGACGTAATGTTGCGTAAAGCATTAAAAGACGTTGATTTGAAAGCAAAAGCAAACGGCGGTTCTGTAGAGTTCTTCGCAGCAGCTCCTGCGGATACAGCAACATTATTCATTCAGAATTCAGTAGACGGTGCAGCTACTCAAGAACCATGGGGCTATATTTTACAAAACCAAGCGGGAGGAAAGTTGCTTTTAGATTGGGAAGATTTTGCTTGGGGGAAAGATTCTACAAATACAGTTGTCGCAACGAGTGATAAGTTTTTGGAACATGATAATTTAGTGAAAGCTTATTTATCAGCACATGCCAAAGCAGTACAGTTTGTGCGTGACGAGCCAGAAGAAGCACAGGCACTTGTCGTTAAACATATTAAAGATTTAACTGGCAAGGAACTAGGTGCAGATGAATTAGAAGCAGCATTCAGTCGTATCGAAGTTACTACAGAAGTAAATAAAGAAGTTTTGCAAGAAATGGCTGATATTAGCCAGGAAGCTGACTATATTAAAACGAATGATATTGATGGGTTGATTGACTTAAAAGTAATTTCAGAAATCACATCTAACTAA